One region of Monomorium pharaonis isolate MP-MQ-018 chromosome 11, ASM1337386v2, whole genome shotgun sequence genomic DNA includes:
- the LOC118647820 gene encoding uncharacterized protein LOC118647820, whose product MSRSLRIIPFVNLLLFSDILYIKGYIIHNNTITVQNNTVESEDKEITIIDLRHRANLFETEAKIAHVLIIITYIIFITIIIISIRWMITHGACEKYLHFPRVCFYRRSENEQPNESFVELAAVYN is encoded by the exons ATGTCACGATCCCTGCGAATAATTCCATTCGTAAATTTACTTCTATTCAGTG ATATACTATACATTAAaggatatattatacataataatactaTAACAGTGCAAAATAATACTGTTGAATCtgaagataaagaaataacaataattgacTTACGGCACAGAGCAAACTTATTCGAAACTGAAGCAAAGATAGCTCACGTTCTTATAATAATCacgtacataatttttataacaatcataataataagtattcgATGGATGATTACTCATGg AGCTTGTGAAAAATACTTGCACTTTCCTCGGGTTTGTTTTTACAGACGATCGGAGAATGAACAACCTAACGAATCATTTGTCGAACTTGCTGCAGTGTATAATTAA